The following coding sequences lie in one Streptomyces venezuelae genomic window:
- a CDS encoding carbohydrate ABC transporter permease — MPPRFTPERVRYDRRYRTLDKYRFIVGFLAVPLAFYALFVISPFLQAIYYSFTDWSGGPVANFVGFDNYEKMWNDERFWDSLQVSVLLLVIAPVLTLVLGMFFAYMITSGGRHRRGRAIAGVAGSSVYKVVYFFPQVLSVAIIAVVWGRVFNTNSGLINGGLDKVGVDGPAWLGGDETLGLISLLTVISWSFIGFYVVLFSAAMGAIPKDIYEAALLDGAGRARTFFNVTLPLIWDTVRTGWIYMGIQALDTFAICLVMVPPHVLKVTPVFLYERFRDGQYGYATAIGVVLLLLSMVFSLIVMRVGNRDRIEY, encoded by the coding sequence CTGCCACCCCGCTTCACCCCCGAACGCGTCCGCTACGACCGGCGCTACCGCACGCTCGACAAGTACCGCTTCATCGTGGGCTTCCTCGCCGTGCCGCTCGCGTTCTACGCGCTCTTCGTGATCTCGCCCTTCCTCCAGGCGATCTACTACTCGTTCACCGACTGGTCCGGCGGGCCCGTCGCGAACTTCGTCGGGTTCGACAACTACGAGAAGATGTGGAACGACGAGCGCTTCTGGGACTCGCTCCAGGTGAGCGTGTTGCTGCTCGTCATCGCGCCCGTCCTCACCCTCGTCCTCGGCATGTTCTTCGCCTACATGATCACCTCGGGCGGGCGGCACCGCAGGGGCCGGGCCATCGCGGGCGTCGCGGGCTCCTCGGTCTACAAGGTCGTCTACTTCTTCCCGCAGGTCCTCTCCGTCGCCATCATCGCCGTGGTGTGGGGGCGCGTCTTCAACACCAACAGCGGCCTGATCAACGGCGGTCTCGACAAGGTCGGCGTCGACGGGCCCGCCTGGCTCGGCGGCGACGAGACCCTCGGCCTCATCTCCCTGCTCACCGTGATCAGCTGGAGCTTCATCGGCTTCTACGTGGTGCTGTTCTCCGCGGCGATGGGCGCCATCCCCAAGGACATCTACGAAGCCGCGCTCCTCGACGGCGCGGGCCGCGCCCGCACCTTCTTCAACGTCACACTGCCGCTGATCTGGGACACGGTGCGCACCGGCTGGATCTACATGGGCATCCAGGCGCTCGACACCTTCGCGATCTGCCTGGTCATGGTGCCGCCGCACGTCCTGAAGGTGACCCCGGTCTTCCTCTACGAACGGTTCAGGGACGGCCAGTACGGCTACGCCACCGCCATCGGCGTCGTCCTTCTCCTCCTCAGCATGGTGTTCTCCCTGATCGTCATGCGGGTCGGGAACCGCGACCGGATCGAATACTGA
- a CDS encoding carbohydrate ABC transporter permease, with product MSAARREKETGGALNVFSHAFLILWVVLAAGPLIWVALTAFRPSAEILSDPMGWPASFHWENFSNAWNKANIGQYTLNSLIILAGSLTGTMLLGSMAAYVIARFTFPGNRVIFMLFAGGMMFPVILALVPLFAVMENFGLLDTRPGLMIAYIAYSLPFTTFFLTSFFRTLPTGVQEAAMVDGASHTRTFFQIMLPMAKPGLVSIGIFNFLGQWNQYLLPLLLNNEDEKSYVLPQGLASLAVSQGYRGDWGALFAGLTIAMLPVLVVYAVFQRQVQAGLTAGAIK from the coding sequence ATGTCCGCGGCCCGCCGCGAGAAGGAGACGGGCGGCGCCCTCAACGTCTTCTCGCACGCCTTCCTGATCCTGTGGGTCGTCCTCGCCGCCGGGCCGCTGATCTGGGTCGCCCTCACCGCGTTCCGGCCCTCCGCCGAGATCCTCAGCGACCCGATGGGCTGGCCCGCCTCCTTCCACTGGGAGAACTTCTCCAACGCGTGGAACAAGGCCAACATCGGGCAGTACACCCTCAACTCACTGATCATCCTCGCCGGTTCGCTGACCGGCACCATGCTGCTCGGCTCGATGGCGGCCTACGTCATCGCCCGCTTCACCTTCCCCGGCAACCGCGTCATCTTCATGCTGTTCGCGGGCGGCATGATGTTCCCGGTCATCCTCGCCCTGGTGCCGCTGTTCGCCGTGATGGAGAACTTCGGGCTCCTCGACACCCGGCCGGGCCTGATGATCGCGTACATCGCGTACTCGCTGCCCTTCACCACCTTCTTCCTGACCTCCTTCTTCCGTACGCTGCCGACCGGCGTGCAGGAGGCGGCGATGGTCGACGGGGCCTCCCACACCCGGACGTTCTTCCAGATCATGCTGCCGATGGCCAAGCCCGGCCTGGTCAGCATCGGGATCTTCAACTTCCTCGGCCAGTGGAACCAGTACCTGCTTCCGCTGCTGCTCAACAACGAGGACGAGAAGAGCTACGTACTGCCGCAAGGGCTCGCCTCGCTCGCGGTCTCGCAGGGGTACCGGGGCGACTGGGGCGCCCTCTTCGCGGGCCTGACGATCGCCATGCTCCCGGTACTCGTCGTCTACGCCGTCTTCCAGCGACAGGTACAGGCCGGTCTGACCGCGGGAGCCATCAAGTGA